In the Flavobacterium acetivorans genome, one interval contains:
- a CDS encoding M1 family metallopeptidase, which translates to MKINCFKSLFQLALLLAISSLWAQQAPAVSGNGPVSNYNYHDAFAPFFYSKNGTTTRSASGQPGAEYWQNRADYQLTASLNEEKNEISGNAIISYTNNSPDKMSFLWMHLDQNLFKADSRGNAVVPLTGSRNGAQGQVFDGGHKIKSVKVITTVKGKSSETDVKYLITDTRMQVFLPQELKAKGGNVKVKIDFSYISPEEGSDRTGVLETKNGKIFTIAQWYPRMCVYDDVRGWNTHPYLGASEFYLEYGDFDVKITAPSNHIVVCSGELVNPTAVYSTLEQNRLAQAKKSDKTVFIRTADEVNTLANKAATTATKTWHYKMKNSRDVSWASSAAFILDGAKINLPSGKKSLALSVYPVESAGNDAWGRSTEYTKASIENYSKRWLEYPYPEAVNVAGNEGGMEYPGIVFCSWESKGEDLWGVTDHEFGHIWFPMIVGSNERLFGWMDEGFNTFINSLSTAEFNNGEYKAPPTDLHKMAEAFTSPSLETIMSSPDNMKEANIGMLCYFKPSSGLIILREQILGEERFDKAFRTYMDRWAYKHPTPDDFFRTMENVAGEDLSWFWRGWFQYNWRFDQGIKAIKYVKNDPKQGVVITVENFEKMPMPVILEVKTKSGKVERVKLPVEIWQRNTVWSFKHNSTEEIESITLDPDHVFPDSNEGNNVWTAGKGVLEKDVILDGYLGSYSNPKAPMKIVFTEKNSVLNVEITDYPKFSVEPVAKDLFESKRAGLQFQFNESQTGFDMIIIDNGQKIPFTKNN; encoded by the coding sequence ATGAAAATCAATTGTTTTAAAAGCCTGTTTCAGTTGGCTTTGTTATTGGCAATTTCTTCCCTATGGGCACAGCAAGCTCCTGCTGTTTCAGGGAATGGCCCAGTGTCAAATTATAATTATCACGACGCCTTTGCTCCGTTTTTTTATTCGAAAAATGGTACAACTACGCGTTCAGCGAGTGGACAGCCGGGTGCTGAATATTGGCAGAATAGAGCTGATTATCAATTGACAGCAAGTTTAAATGAAGAAAAGAACGAAATTAGTGGAAACGCAATAATAAGCTACACTAATAATAGTCCTGATAAAATGTCTTTTTTGTGGATGCATTTGGATCAAAATTTATTCAAAGCCGATTCACGCGGTAATGCTGTTGTGCCTTTGACAGGAAGTCGCAACGGTGCTCAAGGGCAAGTATTTGATGGCGGACATAAAATAAAATCGGTAAAAGTTATCACTACAGTTAAAGGTAAAAGCAGTGAAACAGATGTTAAATATTTAATTACTGATACCAGAATGCAAGTTTTTCTTCCGCAGGAATTGAAGGCCAAAGGAGGAAATGTAAAAGTTAAAATTGACTTTTCTTATATTTCACCAGAAGAAGGTTCAGACCGCACAGGTGTTCTTGAAACTAAGAATGGTAAAATTTTTACCATTGCGCAATGGTACCCACGTATGTGTGTATACGATGACGTAAGAGGTTGGAATACGCACCCGTATTTAGGAGCTTCTGAGTTTTATTTAGAATATGGCGATTTTGATGTAAAAATTACGGCACCATCCAATCATATTGTGGTTTGTTCAGGCGAACTAGTGAATCCAACAGCTGTATATTCTACATTAGAACAAAATAGATTAGCGCAAGCAAAAAAAAGCGATAAAACGGTTTTTATACGTACTGCCGATGAAGTAAATACTTTAGCAAATAAAGCGGCTACAACTGCTACTAAAACCTGGCATTATAAAATGAAGAATTCTCGCGACGTTTCTTGGGCTTCTTCTGCGGCATTTATTTTAGATGGTGCCAAAATTAATTTGCCTAGTGGCAAAAAATCACTGGCACTGTCTGTTTATCCGGTTGAAAGTGCAGGCAATGATGCTTGGGGGCGTTCTACAGAATATACGAAAGCATCGATTGAAAACTATTCTAAAAGATGGTTAGAATATCCTTATCCGGAAGCTGTAAACGTAGCAGGAAATGAGGGTGGAATGGAGTATCCTGGAATTGTTTTTTGCAGTTGGGAATCAAAAGGAGAGGATTTATGGGGAGTAACTGATCATGAATTTGGTCATATTTGGTTTCCTATGATTGTGGGATCGAATGAGCGTTTATTTGGATGGATGGATGAAGGATTCAATACTTTTATCAATTCATTGAGTACTGCTGAATTCAATAACGGGGAGTATAAAGCCCCACCAACGGATTTGCATAAAATGGCGGAGGCATTCACGAGCCCAAGTTTAGAAACCATCATGAGTTCTCCTGATAACATGAAAGAAGCAAATATTGGCATGCTGTGTTATTTTAAACCAAGTTCTGGTTTGATTATTTTACGCGAGCAAATTTTAGGTGAAGAGCGTTTCGACAAAGCTTTCCGAACCTATATGGATCGTTGGGCATACAAACATCCTACACCGGATGATTTCTTTAGAACGATGGAGAATGTTGCTGGGGAAGATTTAAGTTGGTTTTGGAGAGGTTGGTTCCAATACAATTGGCGTTTTGATCAAGGAATTAAGGCTATAAAATATGTCAAAAACGATCCTAAACAAGGAGTTGTCATTACTGTTGAGAATTTTGAAAAAATGCCGATGCCGGTAATTTTGGAGGTGAAAACCAAAAGCGGGAAAGTAGAAAGAGTGAAATTGCCGGTTGAGATTTGGCAAAGAAATACAGTTTGGTCGTTTAAGCACAATTCTACTGAGGAAATAGAAAGCATCACTTTAGATCCGGATCATGTTTTTCCAGACAGCAACGAAGGAAATAATGTTTGGACAGCTGGCAAAGGTGTGCTAGAAAAAGATGTTATTTTAGATGGTTATTTAGGAAGTTATTCCAATCCAAAAGCACCTATGAAAATTGTTTTTACAGAGAAAAATAGCGTGCTTAATGTAGAAATAACTGACTATCCAAAATTTTCAGTAGAACCAGTAGCTAAAGATCTTTTTGAATCTAAAAGAGCGGGGCTTCAATTTCAATTTAATGAAAGCCAAACCGGATTTGATATGATCATTATCGATAATGGTCAAAAAATACCTTTTACAAAAAACAATTAG
- a CDS encoding aldose 1-epimerase family protein — MHTTIKLADLSATINHKGAELISFKRNTREYIWEGNPEFWGKHSPVLFPIVGTLKNNSYQFNNTAYSLSRHGFAREMQFDLLEQKENSATFSLQSTIETLKVYPFDFELQITYSLQQNKLDIKYNVINKGKSKMPFSIGAHPAFALTANFEDHSLEFEKEEVLEYYLLEDGLISNKTIKHRLQNKSIPLTYQLFENDALVFKKKESKAVTILENQNPILRIRFEDFPNLGIWTVANAPFLCIEPWYGYSDTTNSSGDLFTKEGIQILNPNEKFQPKFSIELL, encoded by the coding sequence GTGCATACAACAATTAAACTAGCCGATTTATCTGCTACAATAAACCACAAAGGGGCCGAATTAATTTCTTTCAAAAGAAATACTCGTGAATATATTTGGGAAGGCAATCCCGAGTTTTGGGGGAAACACTCCCCTGTTTTATTTCCAATTGTAGGAACTCTTAAAAACAATAGCTATCAATTTAACAATACAGCCTATTCCTTATCCAGACACGGTTTTGCTCGAGAAATGCAATTTGATTTACTTGAGCAAAAAGAAAATAGCGCTACTTTTTCACTACAATCAACAATTGAAACTTTAAAAGTTTACCCTTTTGATTTTGAACTACAGATCACTTATTCATTGCAGCAAAATAAGCTTGATATTAAATATAATGTCATTAATAAAGGTAAATCCAAAATGCCTTTTTCTATTGGAGCGCATCCCGCCTTTGCATTGACTGCTAATTTTGAGGATCATTCCCTTGAATTTGAAAAAGAAGAGGTTTTAGAGTATTATCTTTTAGAAGACGGCTTAATTTCTAACAAAACAATAAAACATAGGCTTCAAAACAAGAGTATTCCTTTGACGTACCAATTGTTCGAAAATGACGCCTTGGTTTTCAAAAAAAAAGAATCTAAAGCAGTAACTATCTTAGAAAATCAAAATCCAATACTAAGAATCCGGTTCGAAGATTTTCCTAATTTAGGAATCTGGACTGTAGCAAATGCTCCTTTTCTATGTATAGAACCTTGGTATGGCTACTCGGACACAACAAATAGCAGCGGTGATCTTTTTACAAAAGAAGGCATCCAAATTTTAAACCCAAATGAAAAATTTCAACCAAAATTCAGTATTGAACTTTTATAA
- a CDS encoding GNAT family N-acetyltransferase codes for MLTINFTPFPNLETERLLLRRVNNTDVNEIFELRSNPETMKYIPRPLVTTTEEALEHIAMIDAKIDSNEGINWAITLKGDSKLIGIIGHYRIKPEHYRAEIGYMLLPEYSGKGIVSEAVEEAVKYGFEIMKLHSIEAVIDPENNGSARVLEKLQFVKEAHLKENEFFDGRFLDSVIYSILNKH; via the coding sequence ATGCTAACCATCAATTTCACTCCTTTTCCAAATTTAGAAACCGAACGCTTATTATTAAGACGCGTTAATAATACTGATGTGAATGAAATTTTCGAATTAAGATCCAATCCCGAAACGATGAAATACATCCCAAGACCTTTAGTTACAACTACAGAGGAGGCCTTGGAACACATAGCTATGATTGATGCCAAGATAGACAGTAATGAAGGAATCAATTGGGCAATAACATTAAAAGGCGATTCTAAATTGATTGGGATTATTGGTCATTACCGAATCAAACCTGAGCATTATCGTGCAGAAATTGGGTATATGTTGTTACCAGAATACAGCGGCAAAGGTATTGTCAGCGAAGCCGTTGAGGAAGCTGTTAAATATGGTTTCGAGATTATGAAACTGCATTCTATTGAAGCTGTTATTGATCCTGAAAATAATGGTTCAGCGCGAGTTTTGGAAAAATTACAGTTTGTAAAAGAAGCCCATTTGAAAGAAAATGAATTCTTTGATGGTCGTTTTTTGGACAGCGTTATTTATTCAATTTTAAACAAGCATTAA
- a CDS encoding VF530 family DNA-binding protein has translation MEKQHSKDPLHGITLKVILEKLVAHYGFDTLGELIKIKCFNDNPSIKSSLTFLRKTDWARKEVEELYVRSVNQFSN, from the coding sequence ATGGAAAAGCAGCATTCAAAAGATCCTCTTCACGGAATAACCCTAAAGGTTATTTTAGAGAAATTAGTAGCTCATTATGGATTTGACACTTTGGGAGAATTAATTAAAATTAAATGCTTTAATGATAATCCAAGTATTAAATCGAGTCTCACCTTTTTAAGAAAAACTGATTGGGCTAGAAAAGAAGTAGAAGAGTTGTATGTTAGATCTGTAAATCAGTTTTCTAATTAA
- the smpB gene encoding SsrA-binding protein SmpB yields the protein MLKTVNILNKRARFDYEIIEKFTAGIVLAGTEIKSIRLGKANITESFCEFSGTELFAINTYIEEYAFGNQFNHKARSERKLLLNKRELKSLARSVQSKGLTIVPLKLFTNEKGMAKLEIGLCRGKKTYDKRESLKEQDTKRDLDRIKKAYK from the coding sequence ATGCTAAAAACAGTCAACATACTTAATAAAAGAGCTCGATTCGATTATGAAATAATCGAAAAGTTCACCGCAGGAATTGTTTTGGCGGGAACCGAAATAAAATCCATACGTTTAGGAAAAGCGAATATTACCGAGAGTTTCTGCGAGTTTAGTGGTACGGAACTTTTTGCCATCAATACCTATATCGAAGAATATGCTTTTGGGAATCAATTTAACCATAAAGCCCGAAGCGAAAGAAAACTTTTACTCAATAAACGCGAACTGAAAAGTTTAGCACGAAGTGTACAATCCAAGGGGTTAACCATAGTTCCTTTAAAATTATTCACTAACGAAAAAGGAATGGCTAAATTGGAAATAGGACTTTGCCGAGGTAAAAAAACCTATGACAAACGCGAATCATTAAAAGAACAAGATACCAAACGCGATTTAGACCGAATTAAAAAAGCGTACAAATAG
- a CDS encoding Fic family protein — METKTLLKNAREQKGLKTREVAQILGIDQALISKFETGTRKPTKEQVVKIATLLEIDLESLMISWLKEKIIHEIGNDEFALQALKAAEEEIKSNKNASAKKVSTLLQKLLDEIDLFKAKLNPFRPIENSPLNQAFELEYTHASNCIEGNTLTLAETDLVINEGQTISGKSMREHLEAINHQEAIAFIKNAIQKNTILSEKELISLHGIILRGILPKEAGQYRNVSITIKNNSFNPADPLTIPKEIETLFNWYELNKNNTHPIILAATIKERLLTIHPFINGNGKVSRLIMNLILLQHGYPIANIKATEDKRMHYYQTLKASLAQENKEDFIMFIAQTEKENIQRFLEVINQ; from the coding sequence ATGGAAACAAAAACGCTCCTCAAAAACGCAAGAGAACAAAAAGGACTCAAAACCAGAGAAGTGGCACAAATTCTAGGCATCGATCAGGCTTTAATCAGTAAATTTGAAACTGGAACCAGAAAACCTACAAAAGAACAAGTCGTAAAAATTGCCACATTACTAGAAATCGATCTGGAATCTCTTATGATTAGCTGGCTAAAAGAAAAAATAATACATGAAATTGGCAACGACGAATTTGCATTGCAAGCATTAAAAGCAGCCGAAGAAGAAATTAAATCGAATAAAAATGCTTCTGCTAAGAAAGTTTCTACTTTACTTCAAAAACTTTTGGATGAAATAGATCTTTTCAAGGCAAAACTGAATCCTTTCCGACCTATTGAAAATAGTCCTCTGAATCAAGCTTTCGAATTAGAATACACACATGCGAGCAATTGCATTGAAGGAAATACGCTTACTCTAGCCGAAACGGATCTTGTTATCAATGAAGGACAAACTATTTCGGGCAAGAGCATGAGAGAACATTTGGAAGCCATAAACCACCAAGAAGCCATTGCTTTTATTAAAAATGCAATCCAAAAAAATACAATTCTTAGTGAAAAAGAACTCATTTCCTTACATGGAATTATTTTGAGAGGAATTTTGCCAAAAGAAGCCGGTCAATACAGAAATGTATCTATTACAATAAAAAACAACAGTTTTAATCCTGCTGACCCACTGACTATTCCCAAAGAAATTGAAACATTGTTTAATTGGTATGAATTAAATAAAAACAATACACATCCTATTATTTTGGCAGCCACAATAAAAGAGCGACTTTTAACTATTCATCCTTTTATAAATGGCAACGGAAAAGTATCGAGACTGATTATGAACCTGATTCTCTTGCAACACGGTTATCCAATAGCAAACATAAAAGCGACCGAAGATAAACGAATGCACTATTACCAAACTCTAAAAGCTTCTTTAGCACAAGAAAACAAAGAAGATTTTATAATGTTTATTGCCCAAACTGAAAAAGAAAATATCCAAAGATTTCTTGAAGTTATCAATCAATAA
- a CDS encoding protein-L-isoaspartate(D-aspartate) O-methyltransferase, giving the protein MKDTAKHQGLRNQLVSVLEQKGITDKNVLEAIKKIPRHLFLNSSFEDYAYQDKAFPIAAGQTISQPYTVAFQSQLLEIKKDHKILEIGTGSGYQTAVLCLMGAKVYSVERQNELFKQTSVLLPKLGIRPKHLSFGDGYKGLPGYAPFDSIIVTAGAPFIPKPLMAQLKIGGRLVIPLGDDVQEMTLLIRKNETQFEKHELGECRFVPLLEDKN; this is encoded by the coding sequence TTGAAAGACACAGCCAAACATCAAGGACTTCGGAATCAATTAGTAAGCGTTTTAGAGCAAAAAGGGATCACGGATAAAAATGTTTTGGAAGCGATCAAAAAAATCCCAAGACACCTTTTTTTGAATTCCAGTTTTGAAGATTATGCTTATCAAGACAAGGCATTTCCTATTGCTGCAGGCCAAACGATTTCGCAACCTTATACTGTTGCTTTTCAATCGCAATTATTGGAAATAAAAAAAGATCATAAAATTTTGGAAATTGGAACCGGCTCCGGTTACCAAACCGCTGTTTTGTGTTTGATGGGTGCCAAAGTTTATAGTGTGGAGAGACAAAACGAACTGTTTAAACAAACTTCGGTTTTGTTGCCTAAGTTGGGGATTCGTCCCAAACATCTTTCTTTTGGCGATGGTTACAAAGGGTTACCGGGTTATGCTCCTTTTGACAGCATTATTGTGACTGCTGGCGCGCCATTTATACCAAAACCTTTAATGGCACAGCTAAAAATAGGTGGAAGATTAGTTATTCCGTTGGGAGATGATGTGCAAGAAATGACGCTGTTGATTCGCAAGAATGAGACCCAATTTGAGAAACATGAACTCGGGGAATGTAGATTTGTGCCTCTACTGGAAGATAAAAATTAA
- a CDS encoding Gfo/Idh/MocA family protein, with translation MLKIGVLGAGHLGKIHLRLLQQSEKYELVGFYDPNQENAEKVSKEFGYKHFSTIATLIHAVDVIDIVTPTLSHYKCAKVAIKSGKHVFIEKPISNTLEEAEEIIALANEYNVKGQVGHVERFNPAFIATKNMIENPMFIETHRLAEFNPRGTDVPVVLDLMIHDIDVILSVVKSKVKNVSASGVSVISETPDIANARIEFENGCVANLTASRISMKNMRKTRFFQKDAYISVDFLEKKCEVVKMKDAPEIPGDFDMILQNAEGVKKQIYFSNPDVEQNNAILEELDTFADAINNNTTPIVTLEQATEALKVAYQIIDCFKK, from the coding sequence ATGCTGAAAATTGGAGTATTAGGTGCTGGTCACCTAGGAAAAATACATTTGCGATTATTACAACAATCTGAAAAATACGAATTAGTTGGTTTTTATGACCCTAATCAAGAAAATGCGGAGAAAGTTTCTAAAGAATTTGGATACAAACATTTCAGCACGATAGCAACACTTATCCACGCCGTAGATGTCATAGATATCGTTACGCCTACACTTTCTCATTATAAATGTGCCAAAGTTGCCATCAAATCCGGTAAACACGTTTTTATTGAAAAACCCATTTCAAATACATTAGAAGAAGCCGAAGAAATTATCGCTTTGGCTAATGAATACAATGTAAAAGGGCAAGTAGGCCATGTTGAAAGATTCAATCCTGCCTTTATTGCTACCAAAAACATGATTGAGAATCCCATGTTTATTGAAACCCATCGTTTGGCCGAATTCAATCCGCGCGGAACAGATGTTCCCGTAGTTTTGGACTTAATGATACACGACATCGACGTTATTCTCAGTGTGGTGAAATCAAAAGTAAAAAATGTTAGCGCCAGCGGTGTCTCGGTTATAAGCGAAACTCCGGATATTGCCAATGCCCGAATCGAATTTGAAAATGGCTGTGTTGCTAATTTGACTGCCAGCAGAATTTCGATGAAAAACATGCGTAAAACCCGTTTTTTTCAAAAAGACGCCTACATCTCTGTTGACTTTTTGGAGAAAAAATGTGAAGTCGTAAAAATGAAAGATGCTCCTGAAATCCCTGGTGATTTTGATATGATTTTGCAAAATGCAGAAGGCGTAAAAAAACAGATCTATTTTTCTAATCCCGATGTCGAACAAAACAACGCCATATTGGAAGAATTAGACACCTTTGCCGATGCAATAAATAACAATACAACTCCAATTGTAACCTTGGAACAAGCTACCGAAGCGTTAAAAGTTGCCTATCAGATTATCGATTGTTTTAAGAAATAA
- a CDS encoding 3-hydroxyacyl-CoA dehydrogenase family protein: MKIIAVIGAGTMGNGIAHTFAQSGFTVKLIDVSEKSLDKGMATIAANLDRMVTKGTITEEDKMKTITNIITYTDIKDGVVGADLVVEAATENVELKLNIFKQLNEACSHNTILATNTSSISITQIGAVVSHPERVIGMHFMNPVPIMKLVEIIRGYNTSDEVTKIIMTLSEKLGKVPTEVNDYPGFVANRILMPMINESIETLYNGVAGVQEIDTVMKLGMGHPMGPLQLADFIGLDVCLAILNVMYDGFKNPKYAPCPLLVNMVRAGKLGVKSGEGFYDYAESKKAEKVSKQFI; this comes from the coding sequence ATGAAAATAATAGCAGTAATAGGTGCAGGAACAATGGGGAACGGAATTGCCCATACTTTTGCCCAAAGTGGTTTTACCGTAAAATTAATTGATGTTTCCGAAAAATCACTAGACAAAGGAATGGCGACCATTGCCGCTAATTTAGACCGAATGGTTACAAAAGGAACCATAACCGAAGAGGATAAAATGAAAACTATTACTAATATCATCACTTATACTGACATCAAAGATGGCGTTGTAGGAGCTGATTTAGTGGTGGAAGCCGCTACTGAAAACGTAGAATTGAAACTTAATATTTTCAAGCAATTGAATGAGGCTTGTTCCCATAATACCATATTGGCAACTAATACTTCTTCTATTTCCATTACGCAAATAGGAGCTGTTGTTTCGCATCCGGAACGCGTTATTGGGATGCACTTTATGAATCCGGTGCCAATTATGAAATTGGTCGAAATTATTCGTGGTTACAACACTTCTGACGAGGTAACGAAAATCATAATGACATTATCTGAAAAATTAGGAAAAGTTCCAACAGAAGTTAATGATTACCCCGGTTTTGTAGCCAACAGAATTTTGATGCCTATGATCAATGAATCTATCGAAACACTATACAATGGCGTTGCAGGAGTTCAAGAAATTGATACCGTAATGAAATTAGGAATGGGACATCCGATGGGACCGCTACAATTGGCTGATTTTATTGGGCTTGACGTATGTTTAGCAATATTAAATGTAATGTACGACGGTTTCAAAAACCCAAAATATGCACCTTGTCCTTTATTGGTAAATATGGTTCGTGCGGGCAAATTGGGAGTGAAATCCGGAGAAGGTTTCTACGATTATGCTGAAAGCAAAAAAGCAGAGAAAGTTTCTAAACAATTTATTTAA
- a CDS encoding DUF1015 domain-containing protein, giving the protein MAKISPFKAVRPTSDKVSLVTSRSYDDYGAAELAAYLEFNPFSFLHILNPAYVNQQKLGWDKRFKMVKHKYHDFKKDGVLVQEEKAVFYLYEIQSKNHSFTGILAGISIEDYQNNIIKKHEDTLQYRVDLFKDYLHQTGFNTEPVLITYNDNQELSEWISTKKTARPIYEFATTNKEKHILWTIESEDEINWLKMQFEKIGDLYIADGHHRSASAELLFKEDKELENENLNSFMSFLIAESNVKIYEYNRIIRDLNNYSKDEFIKKISEHFVIKSKKQELWKPKHKFEFGMYLDGEFYALRLKEEFFVFENELSKLDAQIIYDTVLKPILGIDDLRTDDRIEYVPGTKSITTIKELVDSGEFKVGFIMFPSNINEIKALADANLIMPPKSTYIEPKFRSGLVIYEL; this is encoded by the coding sequence ATGGCCAAAATAAGTCCTTTTAAAGCAGTTCGGCCTACCTCTGACAAAGTGAGCTTAGTTACTTCGCGTTCCTATGATGACTATGGAGCTGCAGAACTTGCCGCCTATTTAGAATTCAATCCGTTTTCATTTTTACACATTCTCAATCCGGCCTATGTCAACCAACAAAAATTGGGTTGGGACAAGCGATTTAAAATGGTAAAACACAAATACCATGATTTTAAAAAAGACGGTGTTTTAGTCCAGGAAGAAAAAGCTGTTTTTTATCTGTATGAAATTCAATCAAAAAACCATTCCTTTACTGGGATTTTGGCAGGAATTTCAATTGAAGATTATCAAAATAATATAATCAAAAAACACGAGGACACCTTGCAATATCGTGTTGATTTGTTCAAGGACTATTTGCATCAAACCGGTTTTAATACCGAGCCTGTTTTGATAACTTATAATGACAACCAGGAACTTTCTGAATGGATTTCGACAAAAAAAACAGCTCGACCAATTTACGAATTTGCAACTACCAATAAAGAAAAGCACATCCTTTGGACTATTGAAAGTGAAGACGAAATCAATTGGTTAAAAATGCAATTTGAAAAAATAGGCGACTTGTATATTGCCGACGGACATCATCGATCCGCATCAGCCGAATTGCTTTTTAAAGAAGATAAAGAGTTGGAAAATGAAAACCTGAATTCTTTCATGAGTTTTCTTATCGCCGAAAGCAATGTTAAAATTTACGAATATAATAGAATCATCAGAGATTTAAACAACTATTCGAAAGACGAATTTATCAAGAAAATTTCTGAACATTTTGTCATCAAAAGCAAAAAACAGGAACTCTGGAAACCAAAACACAAGTTTGAATTCGGAATGTATCTTGATGGCGAGTTTTATGCTTTGCGATTAAAAGAAGAGTTTTTCGTTTTCGAAAATGAATTATCAAAACTTGATGCGCAAATCATATACGACACGGTTTTAAAGCCAATTTTAGGCATAGACGATCTGCGTACCGATGACAGAATTGAGTATGTACCGGGAACAAAATCCATCACAACCATAAAAGAATTGGTAGATAGTGGTGAGTTTAAAGTTGGTTTTATCATGTTTCCTTCAAATATTAATGAAATAAAAGCTTTGGCTGATGCTAATTTAATCATGCCTCCAAAAAGCACTTACATCGAACCCAAATTCAGAAGTGGTTTGGTGATTTATGAGCTTTAA
- a CDS encoding YggS family pyridoxal phosphate-dependent enzyme — MSIATNLQSIKSSLAENVTLVAVSKTKPIADLMEAYDAGQRIFGENKIQEMAEKWEQMPKDIQWHMIGHVQTNKVKFMAQFVSLIHGVDSLKLLQEINKQALKNNRIIDCLLQIHIAEEETKFGLDEKELASLLSSNEFQQMKNIRITGLMGMATFTDNQNQIRKEFLHLKSIFDQLKKLQTANCELQTISMGMSGDYQIAIECGSTMVRIGSSIFGNR, encoded by the coding sequence ATGTCAATAGCAACCAATTTACAATCCATAAAATCTTCTTTGGCTGAAAACGTAACACTTGTTGCCGTTTCTAAAACCAAACCCATCGCTGATTTGATGGAGGCCTATGATGCAGGACAACGCATTTTTGGTGAAAACAAAATCCAGGAAATGGCCGAGAAATGGGAACAAATGCCCAAAGACATCCAATGGCATATGATTGGACATGTTCAAACCAATAAGGTCAAATTTATGGCACAATTTGTGAGCCTGATTCACGGTGTAGACAGTTTGAAATTATTGCAGGAAATTAACAAACAAGCTCTTAAAAACAATCGAATTATTGACTGTTTACTACAAATACATATTGCCGAAGAGGAAACGAAATTTGGTCTTGATGAAAAGGAATTGGCTTCCCTACTTTCTTCAAATGAATTTCAGCAAATGAAGAACATTCGAATTACAGGATTAATGGGAATGGCCACTTTTACAGATAATCAAAACCAGATTAGAAAAGAATTTTTACATCTAAAATCGATTTTTGATCAATTAAAAAAACTGCAAACTGCAAACTGCGAACTGCAAACTATTTCAATGGGAATGTCTGGGGATTATCAAATTGCCATTGAATGCGGAAGCACAATGGTTCGAATAGGAAGTAGTATCTTTGGGAACAGATAA